The following is a genomic window from Rutidosis leptorrhynchoides isolate AG116_Rl617_1_P2 chromosome 8, CSIRO_AGI_Rlap_v1, whole genome shotgun sequence.
agagttccgtctttcttcttcacaaacaacactggAGCACCCCATGGTAAAGAACTTGGCTGAATAAACCCACGATCTAGCAACTCATGAATTTGCGACATCATATCACGAATCTCAAACGGTGCTAATCGATACGGAGCTTTAGCAACTGGTGTGGATCCTGGCAACAACTCGATTTTATATTCTACTTCCCTAACTGTCGGTAAACCCGACAATTCATCTGGGAAGACTTCTAGGAATTCGGACACTATCGGGATATCAGACACGGATTTCTTCTCTTTTTTTTTGTGTTGATCACATATGCTAGAAACGAATCACACCCCTTGGCTAATGATTTCTTAGCTTTCATCATCGAAATTAATGGACAATTAAACCCTCCCCGTTCACCTCAGGCCATAGCACGTGTCCCATCGGCCAAAGGAAAATGAATTATTTTCTTGCATTTTATACTTGCCTTATGGCGGCCTAACCAATCCAAACCTAATACGACATCAAAGATCGGTATAGGCATAATAAGACAAGTCATAGGGAATTCATTCCCATCTATTTCAATGGTTACTCCAGACACAGAGGTTGTGATTGGAACTGTTCTACCATCACCCACTTCTATTCTTAAATGTTCAGATAATACGTTgataggcaacttcaacttatcacatagTGTAACAGACATAAAAGAGCGATTTGCTCcacaatcaaataacacacgagccggCAAAGAATTTATCAAAAACATACCGGTAATCGCATCGTCGGTTTCAGTAGCTGTATCAACCGACATTTGAAAGGATCTTGCTTCAGGTGGTGGAGGATTCTTTCGCTTCTATCCCGTTGAAGAAGCAGATGATCCTTCGACTGACATTGTTCTTGCTCCGACCCCTACCCCAGAGCTCGCTCGCCTTACAGAAGGACAATTAGCTGATCGATGACCTAGTTTTTTTGCAATTCCAACAAACATTTTCTCGAAATGAACAAACTTGAACATCATGACCCATCGCTCCACACCTTATACACCTTTTTGTCGACTCTGTACAGGGACCAGCGTATGTTGACCTACACGCATTGCTCCAAGTATTTTGACTCAAATTACTACCACTGCTTTGAGTAACCCTACCTCTTTGTTGGTTACCATGAGATCTTCTAGATTTACTACTCATTTGGCTCGTCTGGCTTATCTCTTGTTTTGGTTGCGACATCTGCTCTCTCTGTTTACTCTTGGTGGCTTTGACGTCTCCTTCTACCATTCTTGCCATAGCAAACGCTTGAGGTAAGGTTGTTGCTAATCTCACCATTGATCGGTACTCGGGCAGAATCATTTCAACAAACTAATCAATTCTGGATTGTTCGTCAGGAAGCCATTGTTGTACAAAGCGGAGTTTGTCTGTGTACTTTTCGATCacttcatcaattgacatctgctCAGTCATTCTAAAATTCATAAACTCTCGCTTCATTTTGGAGATATCATACGGAGTACAGTATTGCTCGCACACCTTTGCTAAAAATTGTTCCCACGTGACTTGACTTAACTTTTCTTTTGAAACCTGGGTAGTCAAAGAATCCCACCAGGCCATTGCTTTATTTTTCAGAAGTCGGCTTGCATAAGTAACACGTAATTTAGGTTCGCATTGACAAGCATCCAATGCTCGATCTACTTCACGCAGCCAATCTAAGGTGTCTGTCAGGTTTGTACTTCCAGAATACTCTGGGGGTTTACAATCCATGAATTGTTTGAATGTACATTTCTTTCGGGTTCAGCAACTGGTTGcggtatcatttgtaatgggtaagTGTACATAAAATGGTTAGGATATTGGTTTCCACTTTGGAGGGGTATCTGGTTAGGCTGTGGTGTTTGGAATTGAGGAGGTAATGGAaactggtactgttgttgttgctgAGATGAATTTCCAGTGGATGCAGGCCCACGTTGGGGGAATGGGAAACCAGGAGGTGGCGGTTCCACATTTGCTCTTAAGTCACGTGTAGGAAGAGTATTTTCTAGTTCTGTAATCTTTTCCCGAGCTTCCTGTAGCTCACTTTCTAACCTCTGGATGTAATCTCCTTGATCTTCATCTGAAATTTCACCCTCTGTCGGAGCTCTGAAGATACCAGGGGTCGGGGGAGCATGAACATTCTGTTGTTCGTCAGTCATCTTTAACCTGTACTGCACATCATCTCaccaaagcttagtggataacttgtTAGTACCTAAGACTTACATACAACTTCCACATTCACTTAACTCTACCCCacggatatgtttgacacaacataagcaaggtttgggaacatgacatccaTGTGTACACGTTGctaaacctacgctctgataccaacttgtaacaccatacatttttttaaatcacagcgaaaACATAATATATTGATATTTACAAACCATATGTAGTAATTAACTAAACCATAGTTATTACAGTCATCCAGGTGTTACGTTAACAAAAAGCTTTTACACACATATAGGTATCAAAATATAAACATCAGAGTGTAGCCTGTCAAACATATCCAAAAGCAACCACTCCCAAAACTATAGCATGCAAAGTttaacctgcaagggaggaacTGTAGGGGGTTAGcataaagctaagtgaatggaattatcCTAACAGTCATAGGTATCTAGCATCAA
Proteins encoded in this region:
- the LOC139864719 gene encoding uncharacterized protein, which translates into the protein MSVDTATETDDAITGMFLINSLPARVLFDCGANRSFMSVTLCDKLKLPINVLSEHLRIEVGDGRTVPITTSVSGVTIEIDGNEFPMTCLIMPIPIFDVVLGLDWLGRHKAKKKSVSDIPIVSEFLEVFPDELSGLPTVREVEYKIELLPGSTPVAKAPYRLAPFEIRDMMSQIHELLDRGFIQPSSLPWGAPVLLSPSSSSRGRYSKESFSYKIRSLRVFSYAVRVDKCASNIHGFNESGVQTVSRQIRDSIYR